A segment of the Bacteroidales bacterium genome:
AAAATTAAAGCTGATGTAAAAGCTTTAGGTGTTGATTTAATGAGTGTTGCAGGACATAAGTTGTATGCTCCAAAAGGAATAGGAGCTTTATATATTCGCAATGGAGTACATTTAGAAAAGTTGATGCATGGAGCTGATCACGAACAAAACCTAAGAGCAGGAACAGAGAATGTATTGGAAATTGTAGGTCTCGGTAAAGCCTGTGAATTAGCAAAAGCTAACCTGAAAGAAAATGCTATTCATTACAAAGAAACGCGAGATTATTTGCATCAACTTTTAGTGAAAGAATTACCAGATATTAAATTGAATGGGCATCCCGAAAATCGTTTACCGAATACGCTCAGTCTGTCTTTTCCCAGAATAGAAGCCAATACTTTAATTGATCGTTTGGAAGGTGTTGCAGCCTCTGCCGGAGCGGCTTGTCATTCCGAGAGTATTGATGTTTCAGCAGTCTTGGAAGCTATGTTGGTTCCTCTTGATTTTGCTATGGGAACCATTCGTTTTTCTACGGGTAGAGGTTCTACTATGGCAGATATGAAAAAAGCAGCAGATGAGATTGTTTCTACTGTTAAAAGCTTGATGCCTAAAGAAGAATCAGATGCTAAATTGGAAATTCGTGAGCAAAAAGTGATTAAGTTAACGCATTATACTCACGGTTTAGGTTGTGCTTGTAAAATTGAGCCTCAAAAATTGGAGCAAGTTTTAAAGACTTTACCTCCTGTTTTTGATAAGCAGGTTTTGGTAGGCACAGAAACTTCGGACGATGCAACGGTCTACAGCTTAACAGATGATTTAGCTTTGGTGCAAACCCTCGATTTTTTCACACCAATTGTGGATGATCCTTATCAATTTGGAGCTATCGCGGCAGCAAATGCATTAAGCGATATTTATGCTATGGGAGCAAAGCCAATTTTTGCTTTAAATATTGTAGGTTTTCCTGAAGATACCTTGCCTTTAAGTGTTTTAGAGCAAATATTACAGGGTGCGCATGCTAAAGCACAGGAGGCTGGGATTGCTGTTTTAGGCGGACATACAATTGAAGATCCTGAGCCAAAATATGGAATGGTAGTGAGCGGTTTAATTCATCCTGATAAGATTATTAGGAACAAAGGAGCGAAGTCTGGAGATGTTTTAGTACTTACTAAGCCTTTGGGAACAGGAATTCTATCGACAGCTGTAAAAAGAGGAATGTTAGAAGCCGATTTGATAGAAGAAATAGGAGAGCGGATGGCTCAGCTCAATAAAATTCCTGCTGAGTTGATGATGAATTATCAAGTTCATGCCTGTACTGATGTTACGGGTTTTGGGCTTATGGGACATTTACGCGAGATGACAAAGGCTTCTGAATGTGATGTGGATATTGTATTTGATGAGCTTCCATTTATTCGAGAGACAAAGAATATGGCAACGGCAGGTGTAATTCCGGGAGGATCGTTTAATAATTTGGAATATGTGCGTGAAGATGTTGATTTTGGTAGTC
Coding sequences within it:
- the selD gene encoding selenide, water dikinase SelD, with translation KIKADVKALGVDLMSVAGHKLYAPKGIGALYIRNGVHLEKLMHGADHEQNLRAGTENVLEIVGLGKACELAKANLKENAIHYKETRDYLHQLLVKELPDIKLNGHPENRLPNTLSLSFPRIEANTLIDRLEGVAASAGAACHSESIDVSAVLEAMLVPLDFAMGTIRFSTGRGSTMADMKKAADEIVSTVKSLMPKEESDAKLEIREQKVIKLTHYTHGLGCACKIEPQKLEQVLKTLPPVFDKQVLVGTETSDDATVYSLTDDLALVQTLDFFTPIVDDPYQFGAIAAANALSDIYAMGAKPIFALNIVGFPEDTLPLSVLEQILQGAHAKAQEAGIAVLGGHTIEDPEPKYGMVVSGLIHPDKIIRNKGAKSGDVLVLTKPLGTGILSTAVKRGMLEADLIEEIGERMAQLNKIPAELMMNYQVHACTDVTGFGLMGHLREMTKASECDVDIVFDELPFIRETKNMATAGVIPGGSFNNLEYVREDVDFGSHGRTNQLLLCDAQTSGGLLLALSEEDANAYLKDLYDAGIKEAKIIGNFTSKGKGKINII